The window AGTGAATCTCGAATACTTTTGTAGTAGAAAATGTTCCATGACAAAAATGCCAAAATGTCACCGCCACACACTCCTATCAAAACTTTTTAATGATTTATAAACACAAGAACAATTTTCAGtgtcgttttttatttatatacatttttttttcttaagataTTCGTATTATATAGGAGGTTAGTACTTAAATTAGCCCGCATAAATCATGATGTCACAATTTTTCGCTATATAAATACAAGTTGGCGTCGGTTTGTTTGTTTCATGCCTAAATTGTTGTGAAGATCCTGGCTGTTACTTGAGTTATATCCGTATGAAGAAAAATCTGTGAGTAATAAGAACTGACTTCAGTAACTGTTCCAGGAGCTACGGAATAGTTTTTTTGGTTATAGAACAGAAAGTTCTTTTGTGTCATATGAGAAATTTACGagattaactttatcaagaacAAACATTGCGAAAGTTTATTAGAATATAAAATGGCTAGTTTCTATAGATAAATtccgtttgtttacattttcagcagtAATCTCTTTCGGCTCTGGCATctgcgtggcaggaaaaaatATGGGGACGCTAagtgaagcaaagtaattacCAGTCCATTTTGTCACACAAAGGCATTCTTAGGACATTAAATAAATCCCAATAAATCAGAAGCTATCaacactcgataatagtttaaaaccgTGAGACCGTGAAAAGAAATCCACAGGAAAGACCtctcttcaccaaatcctaggATATTTTTTCCAGTCATGCAAATGCCAGAGCCAAAGAGTTTACCGCTgagaagtaaacaaaaaacgTCACGCTGGAATTTATCTATGTGATGATATGAAATTAGTAAATTTCTAAAAACACGAAATAAATGTTGAGTCAGCAAAAACTTGCATAGCCGCACTTTGAACTCTTTTGTTGTCTGTCTGTAGTGATGTGAATACTGAtaccaaaaaacctttaaaagaaGTCATTCACAGAGGCGTCAGTTAAGTTCAAACCACGCTTTCAAAATTCTCGAAattcatattaatttttttttgcaaaaaaaaaatgaatctgCGGAGTCATGATAATATTAACGCCGACACTGCACATGCGTTTCAGCATGATGCTACAAAgattacaaaattaaaagcaaCCTCGTGCCAAGCCTCTCTTTTGAGATTTATATTTCTAAGAAATGCCGCTTAGCAAAAGTTACTACAAAAGTTATTTTAGTGTGTGTGAGAAAGGGGTTGAGGGTACTAATATACTAGTATTAAAGTTTTCTGAATGTGTCAATAACTTCTTGGTTGAGAAGTGCCATTGCGTAAAACATATGAATTACCAGGCACAgatcataatttttattttgcaaaatttccattaattatttttttatagccTTAATGTGTTCCACTGGTTTCGATTGATATGGTACGATGTTTCTCATCTTATTTAATAAACGTGCAATGGACCAAGGCTTGACAAATCTGTATCGCCTTTGCTTTTTGTCCGAAAAGAAACATTTGTTTTCTTCTCTGCATTTCTACAGATTAGgagaaaattgtaatttttcaaGAATTTTCTGCAATTAATTCACAATCAAGGTTGTTTAACCACAGTGTTTTGTGTATGTGTGTGTATGTGACCTTAAGTGCGTGTGACCACAATGCGGAACTTTGCAGCATGGCCTAAAACCTTGCAACACGAAAACAATGAAGTAATGGCTTCACGTAAATTTTGGATTGTTTATTGTGTGGATCAATTTAAAAAGTGCTGCTTTTGCTGACTTCACTGTGACTCAGTCGCTTCCAAAAGCAAGAAAAAAGATCAAACTAAATATTaacaattaaaagttttttaaaataataatgataaattttgttaaagagtTTCGGTTGGTATTTTGTTGCGTTGCGATGACGATCAGTTTCGGTCAtcaaaaggtattaaaaaaaggttacaATTGTGACGTCATCACAATGCATCACAATGCATTAcaatgaaattttgtgtttCATAAACTTCTAAATTGTTAGCATAATTATAACTGGTTAAACCATGTAAACATTGTATTATGCATTCGttttataattaaataaaattatttgataAACAATGATATAAATTTCCTATGGCATGTTTTAATGAAAGAATAGGTTAATTAATTTGACAATGATATTTCCTAGAAGTGGACAATAAAAAAGATGAAAGGGACAATAGCTTTAGCTAATTATGCACAATAAGTTCAGTAATTTATGTtagaaacatatttttataaacagtgaagaaaaaaatcgataaaaaaaCACATATGCATAGAATCACCAAATTTGGGATGTTAGCTTATGTTTTGGAGAAAATCAATTTCTGCACAGGTTCATGGTATAGTTTAATCATCTTTCACAGACCAggaaaacattcaaaaattcATTCTGTGAGATTAATTTCAGCAatgattatattatttttatcaatttcaacACTGATTATATATCTTTATTTAATTGATATAataaaaatcagtaaaaaaagaacaaacaaaTGCATAATAATTGTTGGATGCCATGGAAAAATTTTTctccttttgacaaaaactaatcaaaattttaaaagattgATTCGTTTATGATATAATTAATAACAACAACTGACCAATCGTTGATCCAGTTTCTCCTTCGTTTGTTTACTTAATCACCAATCGGCTTAAAACAGGGGGTAGAAATGTAAcgtaaaaatagttttaaaggCATCACAATAGCGTCTAAAATCTAACAACCtaaaaatacattattacaTCATATTAATGATACTTTAAAATACTTAGTTTCGGTATCAACAGCAATTTTCGATCctaattttaaatcaaaattaatAACCGTACCCCCTGTATTTTATGTCTTATTTTCAATACCAGCGTTTTTCTTGCATCCTGAAATACATAAAACTGTCTGTTCATTGTGGGCCATGCTGATCctttcagcatttttttaaaagtacataATTTTTATACAGTCTATCGTGATCATGAAAAACTTCATGACGACAGAAGGTGgtattttaacattcttttccgcatatatatttttacacgtAAAAGGATGGCAAGAGAGTGATATAATTCTTTTTACTTCTTCTTCAGATAACAGTGCTAAAGACGCTATCATAACTTCGATGTATTCCATACCAAAAGACTACTATATGACCACAGACAGACCAACATTGGATAGGGATATGCCTGTAATAGTCAGCGCAAGATCACTTTTTCCTGACACAGAAAGGATGGAAAATTTACCCAGAACACGTAGCTTAATTTATTTTCCAACAACAAGGGAAAAATGTTCATGTAGCGAATGTCTACGCCATCCAGCATATACACCAGACTTGTACTACCCCACGAGACGTGTTGAGTATTACACCGATAGTCCTCCTCACAGAAGTACATCTCCTGACAGTCGACTATCAACTTCCTCTCCAGACTGCAACTCAAGTTTAGAAGGATCTCTTGACTCCTTAACGTGTGTGTTTTGTACGGCTAGGTTTTCTGATAAAGTTGAATTAGAGAACCACAAATTAATCCACGTTAATGGAAAGTCATACAAGTGTCATTTGTGCGATCGAAGTTTCACTTGGTTtggtaattttcaaaaacatatGTTGAATCACGGTGAAAATGAGGGCAAGCTTCACCCTTATTTTTCCGCCATTGACGTCAATGAAGAGGACCTGCTTATTCGTGAAGGCAACAACATCTTCAGATGTGGAATGTGCTACAAAACCTTCACAAGGATGTCTGGCTTACGTACGCATGTACGTATGCATAGTGGGCaacgaccttataaatgcgagaACTGTACCTTGGCTTTCACAACTAACCGTGCCCTAAAAATGCACATGAGAATACATTCAGGAGAACGTCCTTACAAATGCACCGATTGTGAGAAAACATTCACAAGAAAAGATGAATTACAAGCGCATATCTACCTTCATAAAGGTAAGAAAGGCGACATTGCAGATAAAAAATCATCATTGATAATAAGTTAGTTAAAGCctcttcaattttaaattaatgTGTTTTAATGTTGATATGGACTAAAGGAGTGGAGGAAGTATAACTAACAATTATACGCTTTATCTTGTGGAGGAGTAAAAAAGGCTAATGAAACTAAGttataataatataaagaaTGCTGAGAGAAAGAAAAAGTGCTGAAAGTAAAGCGAAACAAggatagaaaaaatatatattttctctgAGTGCATTTTTTTCTCTTCCTTGTTTAATTGATTAATAATTGTTAAAGTAAAATTTGCCTAAAAAAGATTTCCCAATTTTTTTACAGGTGAGAAGCCGTACAAGTGTAACGTGTGTTCTTCAGCTTTTGTTCGCCATGGTCATCTTCAGAGACACATGCTGACACACGCAGAAGAAAAACCATACAAATGCAAGACTTGTCCAAAATCATTCACGCAGTACCGAAACCTTCAAACACATATGTATAAGCACACAGGTGAGAAGATATTTTATCTTCTGGGATTAATATTGAACCCATCTATTTTATTATTAGTAGGTCTAAAGGATAAGTTTTGTTATTggtttctcataaaaaactgtCCTTGATAACCATTGATGGTTGCGGAATAAAGTTGATTCATATACACAAATTTTTCATTAGTTGTTTTGATTGTGCCTTCTTGCAGGACTGGGAGAGGGGGAAGGTTAATAATGTGGGCGTGGTTACATTTTTGCCGAATCTAGAAACAAAATGTTTCCATGTCTGCTATGGTCTTGAAACAGGACTGGGATAGTAAGACCTACTACCAATTACCAATGACAAAAAAcaggattttaaaaaatatcattaaacGTTTCGCATGTGCATAAAACAGCACCAAGCTAAGACGGGATAAATCTCACTCCAAAATTCGAATGCAAGCACTGGTCAGCACCTGTTATAAACTTTAGAAAACTTTGACTCGATTAGACATTTCAAAACATCCCATCTAAATAAATACGTCCGATATTACGGTTGTTATTTGGTTCAATGAGACATTCATAAGACAAAACATTAtacaaacatcttttatttttactttttcaggTGAACGACCATACAAATGTCGATATTGTGGCAAGGGTTTCACCCAATATGGTACAGTACAAGCCCATGAGCGAACGCATACTGGTAAGAAACCTTATCCATGTAAACAGTGTGACAAAAGGTTCATTACATCGTCGCATTTAAGATGGCACATCAAAAGACATCATGCTGAAGTGAAAGAAGATCAAAAACAATGATGACGTTATCCTGAAAATATGATGTCCTGCCAGATATTTTGCAGAAAGACACCAATTCTATCACTTTGGGATTTCGCGGAGAAAAAATTGCGTTATATGTTTTGGTAATGTTTACGACGAGAGAACTTGAAGAAATAATtgcaaataagaaaaaaatgctaATGGCAAACTTTAGCGCTATTTCTTTATCATCttgtatataatgtatatatgtgtttttctttgggaaaaaaaatctttaactaTATTTTTCTTAATGCTTTGTTTCTCTACACTTTAATTCGTGTTAATCATGCTTATTACATGAAGCCCTACCCTATAAACGTAAAAcgttaatgtaaaaataataataataataataataagagatATTTGAGGCTTTTTATAATAGGGGTCACAAGTTTGTAATTTACTCTGACCCCAAAAGTTATCAATTAATCGGCAAGAAGAtgctattttttcattttaaagtgTGATTCCAAGCCCTCTGGCATAGTTTTTAAGGTGCTTAATTTTCAGAGAATATACTTGAATTAGTACGTTTTGCCACAAGAAAATTTCGACTACAATAGTCATAAGGAAGAAAGACTACAGCATGTGACCATAGATATCTCCATGGTATCCCATGATCTatgagttttaaaatattttggtttaaGCTGTTTTTCGTTCAGAGCAAATCAATGAAGCAAGGATTTATGAAAATCGATATAGTTtagaatttaaaagttttgtcgCATTTCTCCGACATTTCTTTGACCGATAAGGTACGAAAAAAACAAAGACTGCAGTCGTGAAGTCAcatcaaaaaagtttttctgcaccacaagaaaaaaatttgagcaTCATAATTCTTGCTAAATTTAACATCAATTCAGTCATGGTATTAAATTTCGgaacattattatattatagaGGTGAATATAGCAGAAGATTtggtaaaaaatcttttagtaaaTAAGTGAATCATAAAATGCTCCCAATTTGATTTAAACTTTTGGTCTGTCCAGTGCTTATGTGTATAATGTGTGTATTAATAAAACAGGTGTAGGAGAAACTATATTGACGACATGTTGCATCAGAAAAACATCAGTCGATGACGTTATAATATCATCAGATCAACGGAAAAGGAGATGACTGACTCTCCGATGTTTTTTTCCTCTCGTTTTTCTCTTCAagtccttcttcttcttcttgccAACGTCAATGACGTCAAAAGTATAACGTTTCTAAATTTCCAATTTCATTCAAATTGATATTAAAACTTCCATTTCGACAAAAAATGacgcaaaacaaaaaaaattgcttacTGGACATAACAATTATATCAAAATCAACATTTGTTTAACATTACAGTTAGCTTCCGGTAAATTAAACATTGGATAACTCAAATTTTCCTTATCTCAAACTATTTTCCTTGGTCCTTTGGACgttcgagttaccgggagttAATTGTATTTTGATTTTTAGGAGTAAATAAACTTTTGGAAGAATGGAGTAATAATCTTTATTTTTGGAACTAATTCTTTTTTCTGTAAGGACTGGATAGTGAGGAATTTACAGAGAAGTGAAATTTTGATCagaagcaacctcgtccccagggcatcttgtatcttttttgaccccgggacggcgatacgaacatggccctagaggaggctggtccgatatgaaacctgattggcgcggatatttcacataattattgcgtcatacaaaacattttggcgaggcggcgagtctgtgacgaacaggaggaagctgttcgtattaaaatggcggaggagCTGTATCAGTATCATGTTGTTTTCAAAGtgaaaagtttaataaaaagcattactaagcaatgaaagtataaaataagacatcataaagtaatactgcttacatgGAAATATTTCAGTAGctgggaaaatttaataaaactagaaaagtagctata is drawn from Hydractinia symbiolongicarpus strain clone_291-10 chromosome 8, HSymV2.1, whole genome shotgun sequence and contains these coding sequences:
- the LOC130655253 gene encoding zinc finger protein 600-like isoform X1, coding for MHRITKFGMLAYVLEKINFCTDNSAKDAIITSMYSIPKDYYMTTDRPTLDRDMPVIVSARSLFPDTERMENLPRTRSLIYFPTTREKCSCSECLRHPAYTPDLYYPTRRVEYYTDSPPHRSTSPDSRLSTSSPDCNSSLEGSLDSLTCVFCTARFSDKVELENHKLIHVNGKSYKCHLCDRSFTWFGNFQKHMLNHGENEGKLHPYFSAIDVNEEDLLIREGNNIFRCGMCYKTFTRMSGLRTHVRMHSGQRPYKCENCTLAFTTNRALKMHMRIHSGERPYKCTDCEKTFTRKDELQAHIYLHKGEKPYKCNVCSSAFVRHGHLQRHMLTHAEEKPYKCKTCPKSFTQYRNLQTHMYKHTGERPYKCRYCGKGFTQYGTVQAHERTHTGKKPYPCKQCDKRFITSSHLRWHIKRHHAEVKEDQKQ
- the LOC130655253 gene encoding zinc finger protein 600-like isoform X3 — translated: MKNFMTTEDNSAKDAIITSMYSIPKDYYMTTDRPTLDRDMPVIVSARSLFPDTERMENLPRTRSLIYFPTTREKCSCSECLRHPAYTPDLYYPTRRVEYYTDSPPHRSTSPDSRLSTSSPDCNSSLEGSLDSLTCVFCTARFSDKVELENHKLIHVNGKSYKCHLCDRSFTWFGNFQKHMLNHGENEGKLHPYFSAIDVNEEDLLIREGNNIFRCGMCYKTFTRMSGLRTHVRMHSGQRPYKCENCTLAFTTNRALKMHMRIHSGERPYKCTDCEKTFTRKDELQAHIYLHKGEKPYKCNVCSSAFVRHGHLQRHMLTHAEEKPYKCKTCPKSFTQYRNLQTHMYKHTGERPYKCRYCGKGFTQYGTVQAHERTHTGKKPYPCKQCDKRFITSSHLRWHIKRHHAEVKEDQKQ
- the LOC130655253 gene encoding zinc finger protein 600-like isoform X2, producing the protein MNKNTMQSYNSAKDAIITSMYSIPKDYYMTTDRPTLDRDMPVIVSARSLFPDTERMENLPRTRSLIYFPTTREKCSCSECLRHPAYTPDLYYPTRRVEYYTDSPPHRSTSPDSRLSTSSPDCNSSLEGSLDSLTCVFCTARFSDKVELENHKLIHVNGKSYKCHLCDRSFTWFGNFQKHMLNHGENEGKLHPYFSAIDVNEEDLLIREGNNIFRCGMCYKTFTRMSGLRTHVRMHSGQRPYKCENCTLAFTTNRALKMHMRIHSGERPYKCTDCEKTFTRKDELQAHIYLHKGEKPYKCNVCSSAFVRHGHLQRHMLTHAEEKPYKCKTCPKSFTQYRNLQTHMYKHTGERPYKCRYCGKGFTQYGTVQAHERTHTGKKPYPCKQCDKRFITSSHLRWHIKRHHAEVKEDQKQ
- the LOC130655253 gene encoding zinc finger protein 691-like isoform X4 codes for the protein MYSIPKDYYMTTDRPTLDRDMPVIVSARSLFPDTERMENLPRTRSLIYFPTTREKCSCSECLRHPAYTPDLYYPTRRVEYYTDSPPHRSTSPDSRLSTSSPDCNSSLEGSLDSLTCVFCTARFSDKVELENHKLIHVNGKSYKCHLCDRSFTWFGNFQKHMLNHGENEGKLHPYFSAIDVNEEDLLIREGNNIFRCGMCYKTFTRMSGLRTHVRMHSGQRPYKCENCTLAFTTNRALKMHMRIHSGERPYKCTDCEKTFTRKDELQAHIYLHKGEKPYKCNVCSSAFVRHGHLQRHMLTHAEEKPYKCKTCPKSFTQYRNLQTHMYKHTGERPYKCRYCGKGFTQYGTVQAHERTHTGKKPYPCKQCDKRFITSSHLRWHIKRHHAEVKEDQKQ